A region of Triplophysa rosa linkage group LG16, Trosa_1v2, whole genome shotgun sequence DNA encodes the following proteins:
- the stm gene encoding protein starmaker isoform X8 has protein sequence MLFRTLVVPLVFALVAVSLSAPINAKTNGDPPTSSPVNGDSGPTDGTDSSENKQGPSDTTDKPEVDGAPDTSSDTNNDTSMDETTGSPDSTEMSKSDTTDTEKETDGETATDTNTDASELKTDESDENTAKPSTEEKTDAKHVDTEIADSTEKQSTDTDEVVDNDTDKDSARVEKKDTETPDDTSNSSPEKTEDSPDKDSSEKDEPQESDDTDKDKTDKDSDDKSENKDSEEQGTSERPEKSKTDSDSDADEVKDSNDSSDKDSDDSSDKDSDDSSDKDSDAKDTDSTEKKDTDTETDVNTSEKDTDSTEKKDTDTETDVNTSEKDTDSTEKKDKASETDVDTTEKDTDSDQDTADSPDTADVKDSTEKDDDGDSEDTKDKDENKETGDHSDEGKDKEDESKPEENDKGDEVSQEDAASSQSDESPLKETEDKQEDKADGDSSSSDSDSKDDSKDKDQEKNSTESTDTERHSSDSKTDTDSSETGGEDTDDDNESNSMEHEKQDSPQGASSETNDDSDVDSNDHSDSAASLDSSLETADENVGTDSHDSLGDDTDVHGVHADEKGAPSKTDDHLDDTTQGSDDGSKTPVPSS, from the exons GACGCTGGTTGTTCCGTTGGTCTTCGCATTAGTGGCCGTCTCTCTTTCTGCGCCCATAAACG CAAAGACAAACGGAGATCCTCCCACTTCAAGTCCTGTGAATGGAGACTCAG GACCTACAGATGGGACTGATTCATCAGAGAATAAACAAG GGCCCAGTGACACTACAGATAAACCAG AAGTCGATGGTGCTCCCGATACATCATCGGACACAAACA ATGACACAAGCATGGATGAAACCACCGGCAGCCCAGATTCCACAG AAATGTCTAAATCAGACACAACGGATACAGAAAAAGAGACAGATGGAGAAACAGCTACTGACACTAATACAGACGCATCAGAGTTAAAGACAGATGAGtcgg ATGAAAACACAGCAAAACCATCAACGGAAGAGAAGACAG ATGCTAAACATGTGGATACAGAGATCGCAGACTCTACGGAAAAGCAATCCACAG ACACGGATGAAGTGGTGGATAATGACACAG ACAAGGACTCGGCAAGAGTCGAAAAGAAAGACACAGAAACACCTGATGACACAAGCAACAGTTCTCCAG AGAAAACAGAAGATTCACCTGACAAGGACTCTTCAGAAAAAGATGAGCCCCAGGAATCTGATG ATACTGACAAAGACAAGACAGATAAAGACTCAGATGACAAGAGTGAAAATAAAGACTCGGAGGAACAAGGAACCTCTGAAAGAccagaaaaaagcaaaacagaCAGCGATTCAGATGCTGATGAGGTCAAAGATTCAAATGATTCCTCTGACAAAGATTCAGATGATTCCTCTGACAAAGATTCAGATGATTCCTCTGACAAAGATTCAGATGCCAAAGACACAGACAGCACAGAGAAGAAAGACACGGACACAGAGACCGATGTAAACACCTCTGAAAAAGACACAGACAGCACAGAGAAGAAAGACACGGACACAGAGACCGATGTAAACACCTCTGAAAAAGACACAGACAGCACAGAGAAGAAAGACAAGGCCTCTGAGACCGATGTAGACaccacagagaaagacacagacaGCGACCAAGACACAGCAGATTCTCCTGACACGGCAGACGTGAAGgacagcacagagaaagatgacGATGGAGACAGTGAGGACACCAAAGACAAGGATGAGAACAAGGAGACGGGTGACCACAGCGATGAGGGTAAGGATAAGGAAGATGAGTCCAAACCAGAGGAGAACGACAAGGGAGATGAGGTTTCTCAAGAAGACGCCGCGAGCAGTCAGTCTGATGAGAGTCCGCTGAAGGAGACGGAAGACAAGCAAGAAGACAAAGCTGACGGTGACAGCTCCAGTTCGGACTCGGACAGCAAGGACGACAGCAAAGACAAAGACCAGGAGAAGAACAGCACAGAATCCACAGACACGGAACGTCACAGCAGTGACAGCAAGACCGACACGGATAGCTCAGAAACAGGAGGAGAAG ATACTGATGATGACAATGAGTCCAACAGCATGGAACATGAGAAACAAG ATTCCCCACAGGGAGCATCAAGTGAGACAAATGACGACTCTGATGTCGATTCAAATG ACCACAGTGACTCTGCAGCATCTCTTGATTCATCTCTTG AAACTGCTGATGAAAATGTTGGTACAGACAGCCATGATTCTTTAGGTG ATGACACGGATGTCCACGGTGTTCATGCCGATGAGAAGG GTGCTCCATCTAAAACCGATGATCATCTTGATGACACAACACAAG GGTCAGATGATGGCAGCAAAACCCCCGTGCCAAGCTCCTAG
- the stm gene encoding protein starmaker isoform X4, which yields MLFRTLVVPLVFALVAVSLSAPINEAAALSAKTNGDPPTSSPVNGDSGPTDGTDSSENKQGPSDTTDKPEVDGAPDTSSDTNNDTSMDETTGSPDSTEMSKSDTTDTEKETDGETATDTNTDASELKTDESDENTAKPSTEEKTDAKHVDTEIADSTEKQSTDTDEVVDNDTDKDSARVEKKDTETPDDTSNSSPEKTEDSPDKDSSEKDEPQESDDTDKDKTDKDSDDKSENKDSEEQGTSERPEKSKTDSDSDADEVKDSNDSSDKDSDDSSDKDSDDSSDKDSDAKDTDSTEKKDTDTETDVNTSEKDTDSTEKKDTDTETDVNTSEKDTDSTEKKDKASETDVDTTEKDTDSDQDTADSPDTADVKDSTEKDDDGDSEDTKDKDENKETGDHSDEGKDKEDESKPEENDKGDEVSQEDAASSQSDESPLKETEDKQEDKADGDSSSSDSDSKDDSKDKDQEKNSTESTDTERHSSDSKTDTDSSETGGEDTDDDNESNSMEHEKQDSPQGASSETNDDSDVDSNDHSDSAASLDSSLETADENVGTDSHDSLGDDTDVHGVHADEKGAPSKTDDHLDDTTQGSDDGSKTPVPSS from the exons GACGCTGGTTGTTCCGTTGGTCTTCGCATTAGTGGCCGTCTCTCTTTCTGCGCCCATAAACG AGGCTGCAGCACTCAGCG CAAAGACAAACGGAGATCCTCCCACTTCAAGTCCTGTGAATGGAGACTCAG GACCTACAGATGGGACTGATTCATCAGAGAATAAACAAG GGCCCAGTGACACTACAGATAAACCAG AAGTCGATGGTGCTCCCGATACATCATCGGACACAAACA ATGACACAAGCATGGATGAAACCACCGGCAGCCCAGATTCCACAG AAATGTCTAAATCAGACACAACGGATACAGAAAAAGAGACAGATGGAGAAACAGCTACTGACACTAATACAGACGCATCAGAGTTAAAGACAGATGAGtcgg ATGAAAACACAGCAAAACCATCAACGGAAGAGAAGACAG ATGCTAAACATGTGGATACAGAGATCGCAGACTCTACGGAAAAGCAATCCACAG ACACGGATGAAGTGGTGGATAATGACACAG ACAAGGACTCGGCAAGAGTCGAAAAGAAAGACACAGAAACACCTGATGACACAAGCAACAGTTCTCCAG AGAAAACAGAAGATTCACCTGACAAGGACTCTTCAGAAAAAGATGAGCCCCAGGAATCTGATG ATACTGACAAAGACAAGACAGATAAAGACTCAGATGACAAGAGTGAAAATAAAGACTCGGAGGAACAAGGAACCTCTGAAAGAccagaaaaaagcaaaacagaCAGCGATTCAGATGCTGATGAGGTCAAAGATTCAAATGATTCCTCTGACAAAGATTCAGATGATTCCTCTGACAAAGATTCAGATGATTCCTCTGACAAAGATTCAGATGCCAAAGACACAGACAGCACAGAGAAGAAAGACACGGACACAGAGACCGATGTAAACACCTCTGAAAAAGACACAGACAGCACAGAGAAGAAAGACACGGACACAGAGACCGATGTAAACACCTCTGAAAAAGACACAGACAGCACAGAGAAGAAAGACAAGGCCTCTGAGACCGATGTAGACaccacagagaaagacacagacaGCGACCAAGACACAGCAGATTCTCCTGACACGGCAGACGTGAAGgacagcacagagaaagatgacGATGGAGACAGTGAGGACACCAAAGACAAGGATGAGAACAAGGAGACGGGTGACCACAGCGATGAGGGTAAGGATAAGGAAGATGAGTCCAAACCAGAGGAGAACGACAAGGGAGATGAGGTTTCTCAAGAAGACGCCGCGAGCAGTCAGTCTGATGAGAGTCCGCTGAAGGAGACGGAAGACAAGCAAGAAGACAAAGCTGACGGTGACAGCTCCAGTTCGGACTCGGACAGCAAGGACGACAGCAAAGACAAAGACCAGGAGAAGAACAGCACAGAATCCACAGACACGGAACGTCACAGCAGTGACAGCAAGACCGACACGGATAGCTCAGAAACAGGAGGAGAAG ATACTGATGATGACAATGAGTCCAACAGCATGGAACATGAGAAACAAG ATTCCCCACAGGGAGCATCAAGTGAGACAAATGACGACTCTGATGTCGATTCAAATG ACCACAGTGACTCTGCAGCATCTCTTGATTCATCTCTTG AAACTGCTGATGAAAATGTTGGTACAGACAGCCATGATTCTTTAGGTG ATGACACGGATGTCCACGGTGTTCATGCCGATGAGAAGG GTGCTCCATCTAAAACCGATGATCATCTTGATGACACAACACAAG GGTCAGATGATGGCAGCAAAACCCCCGTGCCAAGCTCCTAG
- the stm gene encoding protein starmaker isoform X2, translated as MLFRTLVVPLVFALVAVSLSAPINDGTDNDEAAALSAKTNGDPPTSSPVNGDSGPTDGTDSSENKQGPSDTTDKPEVDGAPDTSSDTNNDTSMDETTGSPDSTEMSKSDTTDTEKETDGETATDTNTDASELKTDESDENTAKPSTEEKTDAKHVDTEIADSTEKQSTDTDEVVDNDTDKDSARVEKKDTETPDDTSNSSPEKTEDSPDKDSSEKDEPQESDDTDKDKTDKDSDDKSENKDSEEQGTSERPEKSKTDSDSDADEVKDSNDSSDKDSDDSSDKDSDDSSDKDSDAKDTDSTEKKDTDTETDVNTSEKDTDSTEKKDTDTETDVNTSEKDTDSTEKKDKASETDVDTTEKDTDSDQDTADSPDTADVKDSTEKDDDGDSEDTKDKDENKETGDHSDEGKDKEDESKPEENDKGDEVSQEDAASSQSDESPLKETEDKQEDKADGDSSSSDSDSKDDSKDKDQEKNSTESTDTERHSSDSKTDTDSSETGGEDTDDDNESNSMEHEKQDSPQGASSETNDDSDVDSNDHSDSAASLDSSLETADENVGTDSHDSLGDDTDVHGVHADEKGAPSKTDDHLDDTTQGSDDGSKTPVPSS; from the exons GACGCTGGTTGTTCCGTTGGTCTTCGCATTAGTGGCCGTCTCTCTTTCTGCGCCCATAAACG ATGGAACAGACAATGACG AGGCTGCAGCACTCAGCG CAAAGACAAACGGAGATCCTCCCACTTCAAGTCCTGTGAATGGAGACTCAG GACCTACAGATGGGACTGATTCATCAGAGAATAAACAAG GGCCCAGTGACACTACAGATAAACCAG AAGTCGATGGTGCTCCCGATACATCATCGGACACAAACA ATGACACAAGCATGGATGAAACCACCGGCAGCCCAGATTCCACAG AAATGTCTAAATCAGACACAACGGATACAGAAAAAGAGACAGATGGAGAAACAGCTACTGACACTAATACAGACGCATCAGAGTTAAAGACAGATGAGtcgg ATGAAAACACAGCAAAACCATCAACGGAAGAGAAGACAG ATGCTAAACATGTGGATACAGAGATCGCAGACTCTACGGAAAAGCAATCCACAG ACACGGATGAAGTGGTGGATAATGACACAG ACAAGGACTCGGCAAGAGTCGAAAAGAAAGACACAGAAACACCTGATGACACAAGCAACAGTTCTCCAG AGAAAACAGAAGATTCACCTGACAAGGACTCTTCAGAAAAAGATGAGCCCCAGGAATCTGATG ATACTGACAAAGACAAGACAGATAAAGACTCAGATGACAAGAGTGAAAATAAAGACTCGGAGGAACAAGGAACCTCTGAAAGAccagaaaaaagcaaaacagaCAGCGATTCAGATGCTGATGAGGTCAAAGATTCAAATGATTCCTCTGACAAAGATTCAGATGATTCCTCTGACAAAGATTCAGATGATTCCTCTGACAAAGATTCAGATGCCAAAGACACAGACAGCACAGAGAAGAAAGACACGGACACAGAGACCGATGTAAACACCTCTGAAAAAGACACAGACAGCACAGAGAAGAAAGACACGGACACAGAGACCGATGTAAACACCTCTGAAAAAGACACAGACAGCACAGAGAAGAAAGACAAGGCCTCTGAGACCGATGTAGACaccacagagaaagacacagacaGCGACCAAGACACAGCAGATTCTCCTGACACGGCAGACGTGAAGgacagcacagagaaagatgacGATGGAGACAGTGAGGACACCAAAGACAAGGATGAGAACAAGGAGACGGGTGACCACAGCGATGAGGGTAAGGATAAGGAAGATGAGTCCAAACCAGAGGAGAACGACAAGGGAGATGAGGTTTCTCAAGAAGACGCCGCGAGCAGTCAGTCTGATGAGAGTCCGCTGAAGGAGACGGAAGACAAGCAAGAAGACAAAGCTGACGGTGACAGCTCCAGTTCGGACTCGGACAGCAAGGACGACAGCAAAGACAAAGACCAGGAGAAGAACAGCACAGAATCCACAGACACGGAACGTCACAGCAGTGACAGCAAGACCGACACGGATAGCTCAGAAACAGGAGGAGAAG ATACTGATGATGACAATGAGTCCAACAGCATGGAACATGAGAAACAAG ATTCCCCACAGGGAGCATCAAGTGAGACAAATGACGACTCTGATGTCGATTCAAATG ACCACAGTGACTCTGCAGCATCTCTTGATTCATCTCTTG AAACTGCTGATGAAAATGTTGGTACAGACAGCCATGATTCTTTAGGTG ATGACACGGATGTCCACGGTGTTCATGCCGATGAGAAGG GTGCTCCATCTAAAACCGATGATCATCTTGATGACACAACACAAG GGTCAGATGATGGCAGCAAAACCCCCGTGCCAAGCTCCTAG